The Colias croceus chromosome 3, ilColCroc2.1 genome includes a region encoding these proteins:
- the LOC123706062 gene encoding eukaryotic translation initiation factor 4E-binding protein Mextli isoform X1, producing MDDTMSTLTKMTRAVKKLEVPRPLKSTTSSAHNRNSVLDVKINSVDDLIVLTEAVAYQMMQGNFDRALQSNVSTMYSNLKLYGAQLEALYKDFLDRYFVVFRNGSQDERLDKKTRLHLLELIELRAKHWQGSDYMSQYYRHRGTHAEPLLVPTMEGAGSGGSVSPTLAAPAEPPTLLGPGEVIKPSGKFPKPTKIPGKNYSKDEVVIRNADSGKVMGIKGRRVHMIEELSDTIISFQRVSPGAKERLVQITGPNEENVNHAKHLIGDTIRRNASPVRLEGALEGGLGASRASLDSNGSDEPVRPREKSPHNNRALLHSFSTNDAALGEYKYTVTFGQHSIKITGNNLDLVKTAKLVLDEYFESAGALEAMGAGSGDFFTLSQRPAAALLLRDDAALNGADDDDVFAPPQTDENAVEDVIGSDGEAVPRRPRFSRATSTDKNQGAGAAGSRQVYTYETLVQYADSPLSKLPPAGLASFPPELARKSCLEFDSASYLKKVRAAVTVAAVDAPDSPEPE from the exons ATGGATGA CACCATGTCGACTCTAACGAAAATgacccgcgcagtcaaaaaaCTTGAAGTTCCCAGACCCCTTAAATCGACGACTAGTTCTGCACATAACCGCAACTCGGTATtagatgttaaaataaattctg ttgATGACCTAATAGTACTGACGGAGGCAGTAGCTTATCAAATGATGCAGGGGAATTTTGATCGGGCTCTTCAAAGTAATGTTTCCACTATGTATTCCAATCTGAAACTCTATGGAGCTCAACTAGAGGCATTGTATAAAGACTTCTTAGACAG GTATTTTGTTGTGTTCCGCAATGGATCCCAGGATGAGCGACTAGATAAAAAAACTCGACTTCATTTGCTTGAGTTAATTGAGTTGCGCGCTAAACACTGGCAGGGTTCTGATTATATGAGTCAATACTACCGACACCGTGGCACCCACGCAGAG CCACTCTTGGTGCCAACAATGGAGGGTGCGGGGTCCGGTGGCTCGGTGTCCCCGACGCTGGCTGCGCCCGCCGAGCCGCCGACCCTGCTGGGACCCGGTGAAGTGATCAAGCCGTCCGGAAAGTTCCCCAAGCCCACTAAGATACCCGGAAAGAATTATTCCAAGGATGAGGTTGTTATTCGAAATGCTGATTCTGGGAAAG TGATGGGTATCAAGGGCAGGCGGGTGCACATGATCGAGGAGCTAAGTGATACAATAATATCCTTTCAGAGAG TGAGCCCTGGAGCTAAAGAGCGATTGGTGCAAATTACTGGACCCAATGAGGAGAATGTAAA CCACGCAAAACACCTGATTGGCGACACGATTCGCCGCAACGCGTCGCCCGTGCGGCTGGAGGGCGCGCTCGAGGGCGGGCTCGGCGCTTCACGCGCTTCGCTAGACTCCAACGGTTCCGATGAACCGGTGCGCCCTAGAGAG AAATCGCCGCATAACAATAGGGCTCTACTGCATAGCTTTTCCACCAACGATGCTGCCCTGGGAGAGTATAAGTACACTGTGACTTTTGGCCAACATTCCATTAAGATCACTGGTAACAATTTGGATCTCGTTAAG ACGGCGAAGCTGGTGCTGGACGAGTACTTCGAGAGCGCGGGCGCGCTGGAGGCGATGGGCGCGGGCTCGGGCGACTTCTTCACGCTGTCACAGCGGCCCGCCGCCGCGCTGCTGCTGCGCGACGACGCCGCGCTCAACGGCGCCGACGACGACGACGTGTTCGCGCCGCCGCAGACAGACGAGAACGCAG TTGAAGACGTCATCGGAA GCGACGGCGAGGCGGTGCCGCGCCGGCCGCGCTTCTCGCGCGCCACCTCCACCGACAAGAACCAAG GTGCAGGCGCAGCGGGCTCGCGGCAGGTGTACACGTACGAGACGCTGGTGCAGTACGCGGACTCGCCGCTCAGCAAGCTGCCGCCGGCCGGGCTGGCGTCGTTCCCGCCGGAGCTCGCGCGCAAG AGTTGCCTGGAGTTTGACAGCGCCAGTTATTTGAAGAAGGTTCGTGCTGCGGTCACCGTCGCCGCCGTAGACGCGCCCGACTCGCCCGAACCAGAGTAA
- the LOC123706062 gene encoding eukaryotic translation initiation factor 4E-binding protein Mextli isoform X3 — MDDTMSTLTKMTRAVKKLEVPRPLKSTTSSAHNRNSVLDVKINSVDDLIVLTEAVAYQMMQGNFDRALQSNVSTMYSNLKLYGAQLEALYKDFLDRYFVVFRNGSQDERLDKKTRLHLLELIELRAKHWQGSDYMSQYYRHRGTHAEPLLVPTMEGAGSGGSVSPTLAAPAEPPTLLGPGEVIKPSGKFPKPTKIPGKNYSKDEVVIRNADSGKVMGIKGRRVHMIEELSDTIISFQRVSPGAKERLVQITGPNEENVNHAKHLIGDTIRRNASPVRLEGALEGGLGASRASLDSNGSDEPVRPREKSPHNNRALLHSFSTNDAALGEYKYTVTFGQHSIKITGNNLDLVKTAKLVLDEYFESAGALEAMGAGSGDFFTLSQRPAAALLLRDDAALNGADDDDVFAPPQTDENAGDGEAVPRRPRFSRATSTDKNQGAGAAGSRQVYTYETLVQYADSPLSKLPPAGLASFPPELARKSCLEFDSASYLKKVRAAVTVAAVDAPDSPEPE; from the exons ATGGATGA CACCATGTCGACTCTAACGAAAATgacccgcgcagtcaaaaaaCTTGAAGTTCCCAGACCCCTTAAATCGACGACTAGTTCTGCACATAACCGCAACTCGGTATtagatgttaaaataaattctg ttgATGACCTAATAGTACTGACGGAGGCAGTAGCTTATCAAATGATGCAGGGGAATTTTGATCGGGCTCTTCAAAGTAATGTTTCCACTATGTATTCCAATCTGAAACTCTATGGAGCTCAACTAGAGGCATTGTATAAAGACTTCTTAGACAG GTATTTTGTTGTGTTCCGCAATGGATCCCAGGATGAGCGACTAGATAAAAAAACTCGACTTCATTTGCTTGAGTTAATTGAGTTGCGCGCTAAACACTGGCAGGGTTCTGATTATATGAGTCAATACTACCGACACCGTGGCACCCACGCAGAG CCACTCTTGGTGCCAACAATGGAGGGTGCGGGGTCCGGTGGCTCGGTGTCCCCGACGCTGGCTGCGCCCGCCGAGCCGCCGACCCTGCTGGGACCCGGTGAAGTGATCAAGCCGTCCGGAAAGTTCCCCAAGCCCACTAAGATACCCGGAAAGAATTATTCCAAGGATGAGGTTGTTATTCGAAATGCTGATTCTGGGAAAG TGATGGGTATCAAGGGCAGGCGGGTGCACATGATCGAGGAGCTAAGTGATACAATAATATCCTTTCAGAGAG TGAGCCCTGGAGCTAAAGAGCGATTGGTGCAAATTACTGGACCCAATGAGGAGAATGTAAA CCACGCAAAACACCTGATTGGCGACACGATTCGCCGCAACGCGTCGCCCGTGCGGCTGGAGGGCGCGCTCGAGGGCGGGCTCGGCGCTTCACGCGCTTCGCTAGACTCCAACGGTTCCGATGAACCGGTGCGCCCTAGAGAG AAATCGCCGCATAACAATAGGGCTCTACTGCATAGCTTTTCCACCAACGATGCTGCCCTGGGAGAGTATAAGTACACTGTGACTTTTGGCCAACATTCCATTAAGATCACTGGTAACAATTTGGATCTCGTTAAG ACGGCGAAGCTGGTGCTGGACGAGTACTTCGAGAGCGCGGGCGCGCTGGAGGCGATGGGCGCGGGCTCGGGCGACTTCTTCACGCTGTCACAGCGGCCCGCCGCCGCGCTGCTGCTGCGCGACGACGCCGCGCTCAACGGCGCCGACGACGACGACGTGTTCGCGCCGCCGCAGACAGACGAGAACGCAG GCGACGGCGAGGCGGTGCCGCGCCGGCCGCGCTTCTCGCGCGCCACCTCCACCGACAAGAACCAAG GTGCAGGCGCAGCGGGCTCGCGGCAGGTGTACACGTACGAGACGCTGGTGCAGTACGCGGACTCGCCGCTCAGCAAGCTGCCGCCGGCCGGGCTGGCGTCGTTCCCGCCGGAGCTCGCGCGCAAG AGTTGCCTGGAGTTTGACAGCGCCAGTTATTTGAAGAAGGTTCGTGCTGCGGTCACCGTCGCCGCCGTAGACGCGCCCGACTCGCCCGAACCAGAGTAA
- the LOC123706062 gene encoding eukaryotic translation initiation factor 4E-binding protein Mextli isoform X6, translated as MDDTMSTLTKMTRAVKKLEVPRPLKSTTSSAHNRNSVLDVKINSVDDLIVLTEAVAYQMMQGNFDRALQSNVSTMYSNLKLYGAQLEALYKDFLDRYFVVFRNGSQDERLDKKTRLHLLELIELRAKHWQGSDYMSQYYRHRGTHAEPLLVPTMEGAGSGGSVSPTLAAPAEPPTLLGPGEVIKPSGKFPKPTKIPGKNYSKDEVVIRNADSGKVMGIKGRRVHMIEELSDTIISFQRVSPGAKERLVQITGPNEENVNHAKHLIGDTIRRNASPVRLEGALEGGLGASRASLDSNGSDEPVRPREKSPHNNRALLHSFSTNDAALGEYKYTVTFGQHSIKITGNNLDLVKTAKLVLDEYFESAGALEAMGAGSGDFFTLSQRPAAALLLRDDAALNGADDDDVFAPPQTDENAGAGAAGSRQVYTYETLVQYADSPLSKLPPAGLASFPPELARKSCLEFDSASYLKKVRAAVTVAAVDAPDSPEPE; from the exons ATGGATGA CACCATGTCGACTCTAACGAAAATgacccgcgcagtcaaaaaaCTTGAAGTTCCCAGACCCCTTAAATCGACGACTAGTTCTGCACATAACCGCAACTCGGTATtagatgttaaaataaattctg ttgATGACCTAATAGTACTGACGGAGGCAGTAGCTTATCAAATGATGCAGGGGAATTTTGATCGGGCTCTTCAAAGTAATGTTTCCACTATGTATTCCAATCTGAAACTCTATGGAGCTCAACTAGAGGCATTGTATAAAGACTTCTTAGACAG GTATTTTGTTGTGTTCCGCAATGGATCCCAGGATGAGCGACTAGATAAAAAAACTCGACTTCATTTGCTTGAGTTAATTGAGTTGCGCGCTAAACACTGGCAGGGTTCTGATTATATGAGTCAATACTACCGACACCGTGGCACCCACGCAGAG CCACTCTTGGTGCCAACAATGGAGGGTGCGGGGTCCGGTGGCTCGGTGTCCCCGACGCTGGCTGCGCCCGCCGAGCCGCCGACCCTGCTGGGACCCGGTGAAGTGATCAAGCCGTCCGGAAAGTTCCCCAAGCCCACTAAGATACCCGGAAAGAATTATTCCAAGGATGAGGTTGTTATTCGAAATGCTGATTCTGGGAAAG TGATGGGTATCAAGGGCAGGCGGGTGCACATGATCGAGGAGCTAAGTGATACAATAATATCCTTTCAGAGAG TGAGCCCTGGAGCTAAAGAGCGATTGGTGCAAATTACTGGACCCAATGAGGAGAATGTAAA CCACGCAAAACACCTGATTGGCGACACGATTCGCCGCAACGCGTCGCCCGTGCGGCTGGAGGGCGCGCTCGAGGGCGGGCTCGGCGCTTCACGCGCTTCGCTAGACTCCAACGGTTCCGATGAACCGGTGCGCCCTAGAGAG AAATCGCCGCATAACAATAGGGCTCTACTGCATAGCTTTTCCACCAACGATGCTGCCCTGGGAGAGTATAAGTACACTGTGACTTTTGGCCAACATTCCATTAAGATCACTGGTAACAATTTGGATCTCGTTAAG ACGGCGAAGCTGGTGCTGGACGAGTACTTCGAGAGCGCGGGCGCGCTGGAGGCGATGGGCGCGGGCTCGGGCGACTTCTTCACGCTGTCACAGCGGCCCGCCGCCGCGCTGCTGCTGCGCGACGACGCCGCGCTCAACGGCGCCGACGACGACGACGTGTTCGCGCCGCCGCAGACAGACGAGAACGCAG GTGCAGGCGCAGCGGGCTCGCGGCAGGTGTACACGTACGAGACGCTGGTGCAGTACGCGGACTCGCCGCTCAGCAAGCTGCCGCCGGCCGGGCTGGCGTCGTTCCCGCCGGAGCTCGCGCGCAAG AGTTGCCTGGAGTTTGACAGCGCCAGTTATTTGAAGAAGGTTCGTGCTGCGGTCACCGTCGCCGCCGTAGACGCGCCCGACTCGCCCGAACCAGAGTAA
- the LOC123706062 gene encoding eukaryotic translation initiation factor 4E-binding protein Mextli isoform X5: MDDTMSTLTKMTRAVKKLEVPRPLKSTTSSAHNRNSVLDVKINSVDDLIVLTEAVAYQMMQGNFDRALQSNVSTMYSNLKLYGAQLEALYKDFLDRYFVVFRNGSQDERLDKKTRLHLLELIELRAKHWQGSDYMSQYYRHRGTHAEPLLVPTMEGAGSGGSVSPTLAAPAEPPTLLGPGEVIKPSGKFPKPTKIPGKNYSKDEVVIRNADSGKVSPGAKERLVQITGPNEENVNHAKHLIGDTIRRNASPVRLEGALEGGLGASRASLDSNGSDEPVRPREKSPHNNRALLHSFSTNDAALGEYKYTVTFGQHSIKITGNNLDLVKTAKLVLDEYFESAGALEAMGAGSGDFFTLSQRPAAALLLRDDAALNGADDDDVFAPPQTDENAVEDVIGSDGEAVPRRPRFSRATSTDKNQGAGAAGSRQVYTYETLVQYADSPLSKLPPAGLASFPPELARKSCLEFDSASYLKKVRAAVTVAAVDAPDSPEPE, encoded by the exons ATGGATGA CACCATGTCGACTCTAACGAAAATgacccgcgcagtcaaaaaaCTTGAAGTTCCCAGACCCCTTAAATCGACGACTAGTTCTGCACATAACCGCAACTCGGTATtagatgttaaaataaattctg ttgATGACCTAATAGTACTGACGGAGGCAGTAGCTTATCAAATGATGCAGGGGAATTTTGATCGGGCTCTTCAAAGTAATGTTTCCACTATGTATTCCAATCTGAAACTCTATGGAGCTCAACTAGAGGCATTGTATAAAGACTTCTTAGACAG GTATTTTGTTGTGTTCCGCAATGGATCCCAGGATGAGCGACTAGATAAAAAAACTCGACTTCATTTGCTTGAGTTAATTGAGTTGCGCGCTAAACACTGGCAGGGTTCTGATTATATGAGTCAATACTACCGACACCGTGGCACCCACGCAGAG CCACTCTTGGTGCCAACAATGGAGGGTGCGGGGTCCGGTGGCTCGGTGTCCCCGACGCTGGCTGCGCCCGCCGAGCCGCCGACCCTGCTGGGACCCGGTGAAGTGATCAAGCCGTCCGGAAAGTTCCCCAAGCCCACTAAGATACCCGGAAAGAATTATTCCAAGGATGAGGTTGTTATTCGAAATGCTGATTCTGGGAAAG TGAGCCCTGGAGCTAAAGAGCGATTGGTGCAAATTACTGGACCCAATGAGGAGAATGTAAA CCACGCAAAACACCTGATTGGCGACACGATTCGCCGCAACGCGTCGCCCGTGCGGCTGGAGGGCGCGCTCGAGGGCGGGCTCGGCGCTTCACGCGCTTCGCTAGACTCCAACGGTTCCGATGAACCGGTGCGCCCTAGAGAG AAATCGCCGCATAACAATAGGGCTCTACTGCATAGCTTTTCCACCAACGATGCTGCCCTGGGAGAGTATAAGTACACTGTGACTTTTGGCCAACATTCCATTAAGATCACTGGTAACAATTTGGATCTCGTTAAG ACGGCGAAGCTGGTGCTGGACGAGTACTTCGAGAGCGCGGGCGCGCTGGAGGCGATGGGCGCGGGCTCGGGCGACTTCTTCACGCTGTCACAGCGGCCCGCCGCCGCGCTGCTGCTGCGCGACGACGCCGCGCTCAACGGCGCCGACGACGACGACGTGTTCGCGCCGCCGCAGACAGACGAGAACGCAG TTGAAGACGTCATCGGAA GCGACGGCGAGGCGGTGCCGCGCCGGCCGCGCTTCTCGCGCGCCACCTCCACCGACAAGAACCAAG GTGCAGGCGCAGCGGGCTCGCGGCAGGTGTACACGTACGAGACGCTGGTGCAGTACGCGGACTCGCCGCTCAGCAAGCTGCCGCCGGCCGGGCTGGCGTCGTTCCCGCCGGAGCTCGCGCGCAAG AGTTGCCTGGAGTTTGACAGCGCCAGTTATTTGAAGAAGGTTCGTGCTGCGGTCACCGTCGCCGCCGTAGACGCGCCCGACTCGCCCGAACCAGAGTAA
- the LOC123706062 gene encoding eukaryotic translation initiation factor 4E-binding protein Mextli isoform X7 encodes MDDTMSTLTKMTRAVKKLEVPRPLKSTTSSAHNRNSVLDVKINSVDDLIVLTEAVAYQMMQGNFDRALQSNVSTMYSNLKLYGAQLEALYKDFLDRYFVVFRNGSQDERLDKKTRLHLLELIELRAKHWQGSDYMSQYYRHRGTHAEPLLVPTMEGAGSGGSVSPTLAAPAEPPTLLGPGEVIKPSGKFPKPTKIPGKNYSKDEVVIRNADSGKVMGIKGRRVHMIEELSDTIISFQRVSPGAKERLVQITGPNEENVNHAKHLIGDTIRRNASPVRLEGALEGGLGASRASLDSNGSDEPVRPREKSPHNNRALLHSFSTNDAALGEYKYTVTFGQHSIKITGNNLDLVKTAKLVLDEYFESAGALEAMGAGSGDFFTLSQRPAAALLLRDDAALNGADDDDVFAPPQTDENAVEDVIGSDGEAVPRRPRFSRATSTDKNQELPGV; translated from the exons ATGGATGA CACCATGTCGACTCTAACGAAAATgacccgcgcagtcaaaaaaCTTGAAGTTCCCAGACCCCTTAAATCGACGACTAGTTCTGCACATAACCGCAACTCGGTATtagatgttaaaataaattctg ttgATGACCTAATAGTACTGACGGAGGCAGTAGCTTATCAAATGATGCAGGGGAATTTTGATCGGGCTCTTCAAAGTAATGTTTCCACTATGTATTCCAATCTGAAACTCTATGGAGCTCAACTAGAGGCATTGTATAAAGACTTCTTAGACAG GTATTTTGTTGTGTTCCGCAATGGATCCCAGGATGAGCGACTAGATAAAAAAACTCGACTTCATTTGCTTGAGTTAATTGAGTTGCGCGCTAAACACTGGCAGGGTTCTGATTATATGAGTCAATACTACCGACACCGTGGCACCCACGCAGAG CCACTCTTGGTGCCAACAATGGAGGGTGCGGGGTCCGGTGGCTCGGTGTCCCCGACGCTGGCTGCGCCCGCCGAGCCGCCGACCCTGCTGGGACCCGGTGAAGTGATCAAGCCGTCCGGAAAGTTCCCCAAGCCCACTAAGATACCCGGAAAGAATTATTCCAAGGATGAGGTTGTTATTCGAAATGCTGATTCTGGGAAAG TGATGGGTATCAAGGGCAGGCGGGTGCACATGATCGAGGAGCTAAGTGATACAATAATATCCTTTCAGAGAG TGAGCCCTGGAGCTAAAGAGCGATTGGTGCAAATTACTGGACCCAATGAGGAGAATGTAAA CCACGCAAAACACCTGATTGGCGACACGATTCGCCGCAACGCGTCGCCCGTGCGGCTGGAGGGCGCGCTCGAGGGCGGGCTCGGCGCTTCACGCGCTTCGCTAGACTCCAACGGTTCCGATGAACCGGTGCGCCCTAGAGAG AAATCGCCGCATAACAATAGGGCTCTACTGCATAGCTTTTCCACCAACGATGCTGCCCTGGGAGAGTATAAGTACACTGTGACTTTTGGCCAACATTCCATTAAGATCACTGGTAACAATTTGGATCTCGTTAAG ACGGCGAAGCTGGTGCTGGACGAGTACTTCGAGAGCGCGGGCGCGCTGGAGGCGATGGGCGCGGGCTCGGGCGACTTCTTCACGCTGTCACAGCGGCCCGCCGCCGCGCTGCTGCTGCGCGACGACGCCGCGCTCAACGGCGCCGACGACGACGACGTGTTCGCGCCGCCGCAGACAGACGAGAACGCAG TTGAAGACGTCATCGGAA GCGACGGCGAGGCGGTGCCGCGCCGGCCGCGCTTCTCGCGCGCCACCTCCACCGACAAGAACCAAG AGTTGCCTGGAGTTTGA
- the LOC123706062 gene encoding eukaryotic translation initiation factor 4E-binding protein Mextli isoform X4: MDDTMSTLTKMTRAVKKLEVPRPLKSTTSSAHNRNSVLDVKINSVDDLIVLTEAVAYQMMQGNFDRALQSNVSTMYSNLKLYGAQLEALYKDFLDRYFVVFRNGSQDERLDKKTRLHLLELIELRAKHWQGSDYMSQYYRHRGTHAEPLLVPTMEGAGSGGSVSPTLAAPAEPPTLLGPGEVIKPSGKFPKPTKIPGKNYSKDEVVIRNADSGKVMGIKGRRVHMIEELSDTIISFQRVSPGAKERLVQITGPNEENVNHAKHLIGDTIRRNASPVRLEGALEGGLGASRASLDSNGSDEPVRPREKSPHNNRALLHSFSTNDAALGEYKYTVTFGQHSIKITGNNLDLVKTAKLVLDEYFESAGALEAMGAGSGDFFTLSQRPAAALLLRDDAALNGADDDDVFAPPQTDENAVEDVIGSAGAAGSRQVYTYETLVQYADSPLSKLPPAGLASFPPELARKSCLEFDSASYLKKVRAAVTVAAVDAPDSPEPE, translated from the exons ATGGATGA CACCATGTCGACTCTAACGAAAATgacccgcgcagtcaaaaaaCTTGAAGTTCCCAGACCCCTTAAATCGACGACTAGTTCTGCACATAACCGCAACTCGGTATtagatgttaaaataaattctg ttgATGACCTAATAGTACTGACGGAGGCAGTAGCTTATCAAATGATGCAGGGGAATTTTGATCGGGCTCTTCAAAGTAATGTTTCCACTATGTATTCCAATCTGAAACTCTATGGAGCTCAACTAGAGGCATTGTATAAAGACTTCTTAGACAG GTATTTTGTTGTGTTCCGCAATGGATCCCAGGATGAGCGACTAGATAAAAAAACTCGACTTCATTTGCTTGAGTTAATTGAGTTGCGCGCTAAACACTGGCAGGGTTCTGATTATATGAGTCAATACTACCGACACCGTGGCACCCACGCAGAG CCACTCTTGGTGCCAACAATGGAGGGTGCGGGGTCCGGTGGCTCGGTGTCCCCGACGCTGGCTGCGCCCGCCGAGCCGCCGACCCTGCTGGGACCCGGTGAAGTGATCAAGCCGTCCGGAAAGTTCCCCAAGCCCACTAAGATACCCGGAAAGAATTATTCCAAGGATGAGGTTGTTATTCGAAATGCTGATTCTGGGAAAG TGATGGGTATCAAGGGCAGGCGGGTGCACATGATCGAGGAGCTAAGTGATACAATAATATCCTTTCAGAGAG TGAGCCCTGGAGCTAAAGAGCGATTGGTGCAAATTACTGGACCCAATGAGGAGAATGTAAA CCACGCAAAACACCTGATTGGCGACACGATTCGCCGCAACGCGTCGCCCGTGCGGCTGGAGGGCGCGCTCGAGGGCGGGCTCGGCGCTTCACGCGCTTCGCTAGACTCCAACGGTTCCGATGAACCGGTGCGCCCTAGAGAG AAATCGCCGCATAACAATAGGGCTCTACTGCATAGCTTTTCCACCAACGATGCTGCCCTGGGAGAGTATAAGTACACTGTGACTTTTGGCCAACATTCCATTAAGATCACTGGTAACAATTTGGATCTCGTTAAG ACGGCGAAGCTGGTGCTGGACGAGTACTTCGAGAGCGCGGGCGCGCTGGAGGCGATGGGCGCGGGCTCGGGCGACTTCTTCACGCTGTCACAGCGGCCCGCCGCCGCGCTGCTGCTGCGCGACGACGCCGCGCTCAACGGCGCCGACGACGACGACGTGTTCGCGCCGCCGCAGACAGACGAGAACGCAG TTGAAGACGTCATCGGAA GTGCAGGCGCAGCGGGCTCGCGGCAGGTGTACACGTACGAGACGCTGGTGCAGTACGCGGACTCGCCGCTCAGCAAGCTGCCGCCGGCCGGGCTGGCGTCGTTCCCGCCGGAGCTCGCGCGCAAG AGTTGCCTGGAGTTTGACAGCGCCAGTTATTTGAAGAAGGTTCGTGCTGCGGTCACCGTCGCCGCCGTAGACGCGCCCGACTCGCCCGAACCAGAGTAA
- the LOC123706062 gene encoding eukaryotic translation initiation factor 4E-binding protein Mextli isoform X8, which yields MDDTMSTLTKMTRAVKKLEVPRPLKSTTSSAHNRNSVLDVKINSVDDLIVLTEAVAYQMMQGNFDRALQSNVSTMYSNLKLYGAQLEALYKDFLDRYFVVFRNGSQDERLDKKTRLHLLELIELRAKHWQGSDYMSQYYRHRGTHAEPLLVPTMEGAGSGGSVSPTLAAPAEPPTLLGPGEVIKPSGKFPKPTKIPGKNYSKDEVVIRNADSGKVMGIKGRRVHMIEELSDTIISFQRVSPGAKERLVQITGPNEENVNHAKHLIGDTIRRNASPVRLEGALEGGLGASRASLDSNGSDEPVRPREKSPHNNRALLHSFSTNDAALGEYKYTVTFGQHSIKITGNNLDLVKTAKLVLDEYFESAGALEAMGAGSGDFFTLSQRPAAALLLRDDAALNGADDDDVFAPPQTDENAGDGEAVPRRPRFSRATSTDKNQELPGV from the exons ATGGATGA CACCATGTCGACTCTAACGAAAATgacccgcgcagtcaaaaaaCTTGAAGTTCCCAGACCCCTTAAATCGACGACTAGTTCTGCACATAACCGCAACTCGGTATtagatgttaaaataaattctg ttgATGACCTAATAGTACTGACGGAGGCAGTAGCTTATCAAATGATGCAGGGGAATTTTGATCGGGCTCTTCAAAGTAATGTTTCCACTATGTATTCCAATCTGAAACTCTATGGAGCTCAACTAGAGGCATTGTATAAAGACTTCTTAGACAG GTATTTTGTTGTGTTCCGCAATGGATCCCAGGATGAGCGACTAGATAAAAAAACTCGACTTCATTTGCTTGAGTTAATTGAGTTGCGCGCTAAACACTGGCAGGGTTCTGATTATATGAGTCAATACTACCGACACCGTGGCACCCACGCAGAG CCACTCTTGGTGCCAACAATGGAGGGTGCGGGGTCCGGTGGCTCGGTGTCCCCGACGCTGGCTGCGCCCGCCGAGCCGCCGACCCTGCTGGGACCCGGTGAAGTGATCAAGCCGTCCGGAAAGTTCCCCAAGCCCACTAAGATACCCGGAAAGAATTATTCCAAGGATGAGGTTGTTATTCGAAATGCTGATTCTGGGAAAG TGATGGGTATCAAGGGCAGGCGGGTGCACATGATCGAGGAGCTAAGTGATACAATAATATCCTTTCAGAGAG TGAGCCCTGGAGCTAAAGAGCGATTGGTGCAAATTACTGGACCCAATGAGGAGAATGTAAA CCACGCAAAACACCTGATTGGCGACACGATTCGCCGCAACGCGTCGCCCGTGCGGCTGGAGGGCGCGCTCGAGGGCGGGCTCGGCGCTTCACGCGCTTCGCTAGACTCCAACGGTTCCGATGAACCGGTGCGCCCTAGAGAG AAATCGCCGCATAACAATAGGGCTCTACTGCATAGCTTTTCCACCAACGATGCTGCCCTGGGAGAGTATAAGTACACTGTGACTTTTGGCCAACATTCCATTAAGATCACTGGTAACAATTTGGATCTCGTTAAG ACGGCGAAGCTGGTGCTGGACGAGTACTTCGAGAGCGCGGGCGCGCTGGAGGCGATGGGCGCGGGCTCGGGCGACTTCTTCACGCTGTCACAGCGGCCCGCCGCCGCGCTGCTGCTGCGCGACGACGCCGCGCTCAACGGCGCCGACGACGACGACGTGTTCGCGCCGCCGCAGACAGACGAGAACGCAG GCGACGGCGAGGCGGTGCCGCGCCGGCCGCGCTTCTCGCGCGCCACCTCCACCGACAAGAACCAAG AGTTGCCTGGAGTTTGA